In Methylomagnum ishizawai, one DNA window encodes the following:
- the glmS gene encoding glutamine--fructose-6-phosphate transaminase (isomerizing): MCGIVGAVAHRIVTPVLLEGLRRLEYRGYDSAGIAVLDDSEQLQRVRKQGKIKALETALETHYAEGKIGIAHTRWATHGVPSERNAHPHVCRDTVAVVHNGIIENHDALRRKLMLKGYEFESETDTEVIVHQVHEFLEAGLDLRKAVLRTCAILEGAYAIAVISSRTPGRLVAARHGSPLVVGLGESENFVASDIFALVGETQRFIFLEDGDNVELTTETVQVYDRDQQPAQRPVHETKLVVDAVERGEYRHYMQKEIHEQPVAIEKTLDGRIRAGHVLDAAFGPLAEKAFDHIRSVQIVACGTSYHAGMVARYWMEAIAGLPCSVEVASEFRYRKHVVPPGTLFVSISQSGETADTLAALKEAKHLGYVHTLAICNVPESSIVRESESTLMTRAGLEVGVASTKAFTTQLTALLLLVVALGKRNALSAGQEAKIVKELESLPEQIRHVLRLEDEIQAWAEQFGDKQHALYLGRGAQYPVAMEGALKLKEISYIHAEAYPSGELKHGPLALIDDQMPVVAVAPNNELLEKLKSNLQEVHARGGQLYVFADVDAPMENVPGVKLLRVAATDEVVAPIVYTVPLQMLAYHVALIKGTDVDQPRNLAKSVTVE; this comes from the coding sequence ATGTGTGGCATCGTAGGCGCGGTCGCGCACCGCATCGTTACCCCCGTGTTGTTGGAAGGACTGCGCCGCTTGGAATACCGCGGCTACGACTCGGCGGGTATCGCCGTCCTGGACGACTCGGAGCAACTGCAACGGGTCCGCAAGCAGGGCAAGATCAAGGCTTTGGAAACCGCCCTGGAAACCCACTACGCCGAGGGCAAGATCGGCATCGCCCATACCCGCTGGGCCACCCATGGCGTGCCGTCCGAGCGCAACGCCCATCCCCATGTCTGCCGGGACACCGTGGCCGTGGTGCATAACGGCATCATCGAGAACCACGACGCATTGCGCCGCAAACTCATGCTCAAGGGCTATGAATTCGAGTCCGAGACCGATACCGAGGTGATCGTGCATCAGGTCCACGAATTCCTGGAAGCCGGGTTGGATTTGCGCAAGGCGGTGCTGAGGACTTGCGCCATCCTGGAAGGCGCCTATGCCATCGCCGTCATCAGCAGCCGGACGCCGGGCCGCTTGGTTGCCGCCCGCCATGGCAGTCCCTTGGTGGTGGGTTTGGGCGAAAGCGAGAATTTCGTCGCTTCCGATATCTTCGCCCTGGTCGGGGAAACCCAGCGCTTCATCTTCCTGGAAGACGGCGATAACGTCGAACTGACCACCGAGACCGTCCAGGTCTACGACCGCGACCAGCAGCCCGCGCAACGCCCGGTCCACGAGACCAAACTGGTGGTCGATGCCGTGGAACGCGGCGAATACCGCCATTACATGCAGAAGGAAATCCACGAGCAGCCGGTCGCTATCGAGAAAACCCTGGATGGCCGCATCCGCGCCGGGCATGTGCTGGACGCCGCCTTCGGTCCCCTGGCCGAGAAGGCGTTCGACCACATCCGCTCGGTGCAGATCGTGGCTTGCGGCACCAGCTACCACGCCGGGATGGTGGCGCGGTATTGGATGGAGGCCATCGCCGGGCTGCCGTGCAGCGTGGAAGTCGCCAGCGAGTTCCGTTACCGCAAGCACGTGGTGCCGCCCGGCACCTTGTTTGTCAGCATCTCGCAATCGGGCGAAACCGCCGACACCCTGGCCGCGCTCAAGGAAGCCAAGCACCTGGGCTATGTCCACACCCTGGCGATTTGCAACGTGCCGGAAAGCTCCATCGTCCGCGAATCCGAATCCACCCTGATGACCCGCGCCGGTCTCGAAGTCGGCGTGGCCTCGACCAAGGCGTTCACCACCCAGTTGACCGCCTTGCTGTTGCTGGTGGTGGCCCTGGGCAAGCGCAACGCCCTCAGTGCCGGGCAGGAGGCCAAGATCGTCAAGGAACTGGAATCCCTGCCCGAGCAAATCCGCCACGTCCTGCGCCTGGAGGACGAAATTCAAGCCTGGGCCGAGCAATTCGGCGACAAGCAGCACGCGCTGTACCTGGGTCGGGGGGCGCAATATCCGGTGGCGATGGAAGGGGCGCTGAAGCTCAAGGAAATTTCCTACATCCACGCCGAGGCCTATCCGTCCGGCGAGTTGAAGCACGGCCCGCTGGCCTTGATCGACGATCAAATGCCGGTGGTGGCGGTCGCGCCCAACAACGAGCTGCTGGAAAAGCTCAAGTCCAATCTCCAGGAAGTCCACGCCCGCGGCGGACAGCTGTATGTGTTCGCCGATGTCGATGCGCCGATGGAGAACGTGCCGGGGGTGAAACTGCTCAGGGTGGCCGCAACCGACGAGGTGGTCGCGCCCATCGTCTATACCGTGCCCTTGCAGATGCTGGCCTATCACGTCGCCTTGATCAAGGGCACCGATGTCGATCAGCCGCGTAATTTGGCGAAGTCGGTGACGGTGGAGTAG
- the glmU gene encoding bifunctional UDP-N-acetylglucosamine diphosphorylase/glucosamine-1-phosphate N-acetyltransferase GlmU, whose translation MPLEIIILAAGQGTRMRSALPKVLHKVGSKSLLEHVHALAASLSPDQISIIYGHGGEQVPRTLARLDAVWAEQKQQLGTGHAVMQVADGIGDDATVLILYGDVPLLKKTTVEKLLPLVGPDSLGLLTVELDDPHGYGRIVRDETGRVLRIVEEKDANPQERAITEGNTGILALNGRRLKSWLGRLGTDNAQGEYYLTDVIALAVAEGCTVATAQPASMDEVLGVNNRQQLAHLERVFQAEQAEALLLAGATLRDPARFDLRGEIVALGRDVEIDVNVILEGRVKLGDRVKIGPNTLIRDCEIGDDVEIFANCVLEDAVVGRASRIGPYARLRPETRLAEEVHIGNFVEIKKSTIAQGSKANHLSYIGDTDMGAGVNIGAGTITCNYDGVNKHRTIIEDGVFVGSDSSLVAPVRIGKDATIGAGSVITKEAPQGQLTLTRAKQVTIAGWQRPTKARS comes from the coding sequence ATGCCCTTGGAAATCATCATCTTGGCCGCAGGCCAGGGAACCCGTATGCGTTCCGCCCTCCCCAAAGTCCTGCACAAAGTCGGGTCGAAATCCCTGCTCGAACATGTCCACGCCCTGGCGGCGTCCTTGTCCCCCGACCAAATCAGTATCATCTACGGCCATGGCGGCGAACAGGTGCCGCGAACCCTGGCCCGGCTCGACGCCGTTTGGGCCGAACAAAAACAGCAACTCGGCACCGGCCATGCCGTGATGCAAGTGGCCGACGGCATCGGCGACGACGCCACCGTGCTGATCCTCTACGGCGATGTGCCGCTGCTCAAAAAAACCACGGTCGAAAAACTCCTGCCCCTGGTCGGCCCCGACAGCCTGGGCCTGCTCACGGTGGAACTCGACGACCCCCACGGCTATGGCCGCATCGTCCGCGACGAGACGGGCCGGGTGCTGCGTATCGTCGAAGAAAAAGACGCCAACCCCCAAGAACGCGCCATCACCGAAGGCAATACCGGCATCCTCGCGCTCAACGGTCGGCGGCTCAAATCCTGGCTGGGACGGCTCGGCACCGACAACGCCCAGGGCGAATATTACCTGACCGATGTCATCGCCCTGGCCGTGGCCGAAGGTTGTACCGTGGCGACCGCCCAACCCGCCTCGATGGACGAAGTCCTGGGCGTCAACAACCGCCAGCAATTGGCCCATCTGGAACGGGTGTTCCAGGCCGAACAAGCGGAAGCCCTGCTGCTGGCCGGGGCCACGCTGCGCGATCCGGCCCGTTTCGACCTGCGCGGCGAGATCGTCGCGCTGGGCCGAGATGTGGAAATCGATGTCAATGTGATCCTGGAAGGCCGGGTCAAGCTCGGCGACCGGGTGAAGATCGGCCCCAACACCTTGATCCGCGATTGCGAGATCGGCGACGACGTGGAAATTTTCGCCAATTGCGTGCTGGAAGACGCCGTGGTGGGCCGCGCCAGCCGCATCGGACCCTACGCCCGATTGCGCCCGGAAACCCGCCTGGCCGAGGAAGTCCACATCGGCAATTTCGTCGAGATCAAGAAATCCACCATCGCCCAGGGTTCCAAGGCCAACCACCTGAGCTATATCGGCGACACCGACATGGGCGCGGGCGTCAACATCGGCGCGGGCACCATCACCTGCAATTACGACGGGGTCAACAAGCATCGGACCATCATCGAGGATGGCGTTTTCGTCGGCTCGGATTCCTCGCTGGTGGCTCCGGTGCGTATCGGCAAGGACGCCACCATCGGGGCCGGTTCGGTCATCACCAAGGAAGCCCCCCAAGGGCAACTGACCCTGACCCGCGCCAAGCAGGTCACTATCGCGGGCTGGCAACGGCCCACCAAAGCAAGGAGTTGA